In one window of Opitutus sp. GAS368 DNA:
- a CDS encoding ABC transporter permease, which produces MTLVRRLRSLFTKNKLETEMTEEMRHHVELQTELNGKAGMSPKEARYAALRQFGNVANIQEQTREVRGGVWLEQLAQDFRYAVRSLCKSPGFAAVAVLSLGLGIGANTALFSLVDEVLLRSLPVGKPQELVIFRWLSNNAPFEGLVGRHERDPETGLNSDTVLSYPIFERLRSRASMMSELFAFAPLYGITVTVDHRTKPAAGQLVTGNYFSALGVLAFRGRMLTADDDRAAAAPVAVLSFRYWQQNLGGDEAVLGKVIKVNQVAATIVGVMPRDFIGALQAGEAPDVTLPLNCEPRLRSGVYSFFGRPLIWWLHVMGRLRPGVDITQAEAQLEPVLIAAARDAWNQGGAKQAGKAERRDMPRLRLEPGGQGLMDSRRSYARPLAILVGMVGLVLLLACVNVANLLLARAATRRREMAVRLSVGASRGRIIRQLLTESAVLALAGGALGVLIAWWGRAGLLHLWPVGDGGALSLDGRILGFTVGLSLVTGLLFGLAPAWGSTRVDLNSALKGAGGNEDRRTRPALRGGLTVAQVGLSMLLLIGAGLFLGTLRNLRSIDAGFDRSGLVLFQASAGPAGYSDTQAAGLFERIRERIQVIPGVEAVAFSNYGLLTGQESSGSIVVDNPRLPAGLYHGATANSVSPEYRRTMGIPLLLGRDLSAVDRGGGRAVVLVNEEFARTYFPGESPLGRRITFPGRASIGSTDLRAEIVGVVGNAHSAELRTKIAPTVFTAFAQVSWGGDACFAVRTTIPPEALADAIRAAVREVEPALPAYDLRTQEEQVDRLFAQERLFAVLSSLFGGLALVLTCIGLYGLLAHEVTARTKEIGIRRALGAQLHEILGLVMRRGLGLAVLGCLIGIGGAFALTHLVSPFLFGVVPTDSLTFLAATVVLLVVAGIASWLPARRAAKVDPTIALRAE; this is translated from the coding sequence GACTCCGTTCGCTGTTCACTAAAAATAAACTCGAGACCGAGATGACGGAGGAGATGCGGCACCACGTGGAGCTGCAGACGGAGCTGAACGGCAAAGCGGGAATGTCGCCGAAAGAGGCGCGTTACGCCGCGCTGCGGCAATTTGGCAATGTGGCAAACATCCAGGAGCAGACGCGGGAAGTGCGCGGCGGGGTGTGGTTGGAGCAATTGGCGCAGGATTTCCGGTATGCGGTCCGCTCGTTGTGCAAGAGTCCGGGCTTTGCCGCGGTGGCGGTGCTTTCCCTGGGCCTCGGCATCGGAGCCAATACCGCCCTTTTCAGTCTCGTTGACGAGGTTCTGCTCCGTTCCCTGCCGGTCGGAAAACCGCAGGAACTTGTGATCTTTCGTTGGCTTTCCAACAACGCGCCATTCGAGGGCCTTGTGGGGCGCCACGAGCGCGATCCGGAGACGGGCTTGAACAGCGACACGGTACTCTCGTACCCGATTTTCGAGCGATTGCGGAGTCGCGCCTCGATGATGAGCGAGCTTTTCGCCTTCGCGCCGCTCTACGGCATCACCGTGACGGTCGACCATCGGACCAAACCTGCCGCCGGCCAGCTTGTCACGGGAAATTATTTTTCCGCCCTGGGCGTTCTGGCCTTCCGGGGGCGAATGCTTACCGCGGACGATGATCGCGCCGCTGCGGCCCCGGTTGCGGTGCTGTCTTTTCGCTATTGGCAGCAAAATTTGGGCGGCGACGAAGCGGTGCTCGGCAAGGTGATCAAGGTGAATCAGGTTGCAGCCACCATCGTGGGCGTCATGCCGCGGGACTTCATCGGGGCGCTGCAGGCCGGGGAGGCGCCCGATGTCACGCTGCCACTGAACTGCGAACCGCGACTGCGGAGCGGCGTCTATTCGTTTTTCGGGCGCCCGTTGATCTGGTGGCTGCATGTCATGGGCCGGCTCCGGCCGGGCGTGGACATTACCCAGGCCGAGGCGCAGCTCGAACCCGTCCTGATCGCCGCCGCCCGCGATGCCTGGAACCAGGGCGGGGCGAAGCAGGCGGGAAAGGCCGAGCGCCGCGACATGCCGCGCCTTCGGCTCGAGCCCGGCGGGCAGGGGTTGATGGACAGCCGGCGCTCCTACGCCCGGCCGCTGGCGATCCTGGTGGGAATGGTCGGCCTCGTTCTGCTTCTCGCGTGCGTCAACGTCGCCAATCTCCTGCTCGCCCGGGCGGCCACCCGTCGCCGGGAAATGGCGGTGCGTCTTTCCGTAGGTGCCAGTCGCGGGCGGATCATCCGGCAGTTGCTGACCGAGAGCGCGGTGCTGGCGCTGGCCGGCGGAGCACTCGGCGTGCTGATCGCCTGGTGGGGCCGGGCCGGCTTGCTGCATCTGTGGCCGGTGGGCGACGGCGGGGCGCTTTCTCTCGACGGCCGGATTCTTGGTTTCACGGTCGGGCTTTCCCTGGTCACGGGACTGCTTTTCGGCCTGGCCCCGGCTTGGGGATCGACCCGCGTGGATTTGAATTCTGCGCTTAAGGGAGCCGGCGGAAATGAAGACCGGCGGACGCGTCCCGCCTTGCGCGGAGGTCTCACGGTGGCCCAGGTCGGGCTTTCGATGCTCCTGCTCATCGGCGCGGGTCTGTTCCTCGGCACCCTGCGCAACCTGCGCAGCATTGATGCCGGGTTTGACCGGAGCGGACTGGTACTTTTTCAAGCCAGTGCGGGGCCGGCGGGATATTCGGATACGCAGGCGGCGGGCCTTTTCGAACGGATCCGGGAAAGGATCCAGGTCATTCCGGGGGTGGAGGCGGTGGCTTTCTCGAACTATGGCCTGCTCACCGGACAAGAGTCCAGCGGTTCGATCGTGGTCGACAACCCGCGGCTGCCGGCGGGCCTGTATCACGGCGCCACGGCCAACAGCGTCAGTCCTGAATATAGGCGGACCATGGGGATTCCTCTTCTGCTGGGCCGCGACCTGTCCGCAGTCGACCGGGGCGGCGGCCGCGCGGTCGTGCTCGTCAACGAAGAGTTTGCCCGGACCTATTTTCCCGGAGAAAGTCCGCTGGGCCGCCGCATTACGTTTCCCGGCCGGGCGTCAATTGGTTCAACGGATCTAAGGGCCGAAATCGTGGGCGTGGTCGGCAACGCCCATTCCGCCGAGCTGCGCACGAAGATTGCGCCGACGGTTTTCACGGCTTTTGCCCAAGTATCGTGGGGCGGCGACGCCTGTTTTGCGGTGCGCACGACGATTCCTCCGGAAGCACTGGCAGACGCCATTCGGGCCGCGGTGCGCGAGGTTGAACCGGCCCTGCCGGCCTATGACCTGCGCACACAAGAGGAACAGGTTGACCGCCTCTTTGCGCAGGAACGCCTCTTTGCAGTGCTTTCGTCGTTGTTTGGTGGACTCGCCCTGGTTCTCACCTGTATCGGCCTTTACGGCCTGCTGGCCCACGAGGTGACGGCCCGCACCAAGGAAATTGGCATCCGGCGGGCGCTGGGCGCGCAGCTGCATGAGATTCTTGGGCTCGTCATGCGACGCGGTTTGGGACTCGCCGTGCTGGGCTGCCTGATCGGAATCGGCGGCGCATTCGCGCTGACCCACCTAGTCAGCCCGTTTCTATTTGGGGTCGTCCCGACCGATTCGCTCACTTTCCTGGCCGCCACGGTCGTCCTGCTGGTGGTAGCGGGTATCGCATCCTGGCTGCCCGCCCGCCGGGCTGCGAAAGTCGATCCCACCATCGCGCTGCGCGCTGAATAA
- a CDS encoding ABC transporter permease, producing MNFLAKLRLLFRKGRLDTEMAEEMRHHVDLQTELNRKTGMSPDEARYAALRQFGNVAVIQEQAREGRGWVWLEQCGQDLRYAVRQLWRSPGFAVAVVLTLALGIGVNTAVFSIVDALLLRPKPVRAASEVWSIGFRDPERGALNQNISYPFYCAYRDGTTTFAEFFGFAGARVSLREGAERTPVYAQLVTGRYFSGLGVTPALGRLLVKEDDETPEHTMVAVISQELWQSRWAGSAEVLGQPLVVNDVKLTIVGVAPPEFDGLNAFGGVRPAFWAPASLWKLIKADPVYQMAGRLTPGTSPEQAMAELDAITLRLSTEYKQKAPVGYERYGIMPARYRTFLFRSALGNMGLQFGGREQVARLATLFLAAVGLVLLIACGNAANLLLARALRRRREIAVRLVLGATRGRLTRQLLIESLLLSLLGAATGLLLAHWGTDALLALRTGALKYLPVEGVRLDGRALGFTLCLSGLTGLVFGLVPAWQMFRVELAPGLKTDAVSATTWRRGRFTLQNFLLVGQVAACVVLLLCAGLCGRSFGKLVSVDAGFESQHVLVATVALEREKYSNEATAAFIEQLIARMRALPGVVACATSDEVLPLGGQYAMGGLDTLEGFELRPGERISYIMSAVGPGYFRLLGIPLVAGREFDLQDLTASRGPVAVVNQSFVRRYWPNQNPLGKHINKAEVVGVVRDIRMLQLGKEPEPQVSFGLLSGSELFRFSSDRSFILLLKLERPLELLVTQLQHELSAMDTTVKLVRTDSLEHIRAESLAGQRGLMQVLTVLGGGAIVMAMIGLYGVLAYSVMQRTKEIGVRIAIGARPQDVQWLTLRQGMSVFGVGLALGLSVAALVTRGMQAWLYGTSPTDAGTFLGVSLLFGVVAALACWLPARRAAKVDPVIALRAE from the coding sequence ATGAACTTCCTCGCGAAACTCCGCCTGTTGTTCCGCAAGGGAAGACTCGACACCGAAATGGCCGAGGAGATGCGGCATCATGTCGATTTACAGACGGAGCTGAACCGGAAGACCGGTATGAGCCCGGATGAAGCGCGCTATGCCGCGCTGCGACAGTTCGGCAACGTAGCCGTCATCCAGGAGCAGGCAAGGGAGGGAAGGGGCTGGGTGTGGCTGGAGCAGTGCGGGCAAGATCTGCGCTACGCGGTGCGGCAATTGTGGCGGAGCCCTGGGTTTGCCGTGGCGGTTGTGCTCACCCTGGCCCTCGGTATCGGGGTCAACACCGCGGTCTTCAGCATCGTTGACGCATTGCTGTTGCGCCCCAAGCCAGTGCGGGCGGCATCGGAAGTGTGGTCCATCGGGTTTCGCGATCCGGAACGCGGCGCGCTTAATCAAAACATTTCCTACCCGTTCTATTGCGCGTATCGGGACGGCACCACGACATTCGCGGAATTCTTCGGGTTTGCGGGCGCCCGGGTGTCCTTGCGCGAAGGCGCCGAGCGCACGCCGGTCTACGCACAATTGGTGACGGGCAGGTATTTTTCGGGACTTGGCGTAACGCCCGCGCTCGGTCGGCTCCTTGTTAAAGAAGACGATGAGACGCCGGAGCACACCATGGTGGCGGTCATCAGCCAAGAGCTCTGGCAAAGCCGCTGGGCGGGCTCGGCCGAGGTGCTGGGGCAGCCATTGGTGGTGAATGATGTGAAGCTGACTATCGTCGGCGTCGCGCCGCCGGAGTTCGATGGACTTAATGCATTCGGGGGGGTGCGCCCCGCGTTCTGGGCTCCGGCGAGCCTGTGGAAGCTGATCAAGGCTGATCCGGTATACCAAATGGCTGGGCGTCTGACTCCGGGAACCAGCCCGGAGCAGGCAATGGCGGAACTCGATGCGATCACGCTCCGCCTGAGCACAGAGTATAAGCAGAAGGCGCCGGTGGGCTACGAACGGTATGGCATCATGCCGGCCAGATACCGCACATTCCTGTTCAGATCCGCCCTGGGAAACATGGGCCTGCAGTTTGGTGGACGCGAGCAAGTCGCACGGTTGGCCACGCTGTTCCTGGCGGCGGTGGGTTTGGTGCTGCTCATCGCCTGCGGCAACGCTGCGAATCTGCTGCTGGCGCGGGCGCTCCGGCGGCGACGGGAGATCGCCGTCCGGCTGGTGCTCGGCGCCACGCGCGGCCGCCTCACGCGCCAGCTGCTGATCGAAAGCCTGCTGCTCTCTCTGCTCGGCGCGGCGACCGGGCTGCTGCTCGCTCACTGGGGCACCGATGCCCTGCTGGCCTTGCGAACGGGTGCGCTGAAATATCTGCCCGTCGAGGGAGTTCGGCTGGACGGACGGGCACTAGGTTTCACCCTGTGCCTGTCGGGCTTGACCGGCCTTGTGTTTGGCCTGGTGCCGGCCTGGCAGATGTTCCGTGTTGAACTCGCGCCGGGTCTGAAAACCGATGCGGTGAGTGCGACAACATGGCGGCGGGGCCGGTTCACGTTGCAAAACTTTCTGCTCGTCGGCCAGGTGGCGGCCTGTGTTGTCCTGCTGTTGTGCGCCGGGCTCTGCGGGCGCAGTTTCGGGAAACTCGTTTCCGTCGACGCCGGGTTTGAGTCGCAGCACGTGCTGGTGGCGACAGTGGCATTGGAACGGGAAAAATACTCCAACGAGGCTACCGCGGCTTTTATCGAGCAATTGATCGCGCGAATGCGTGCGCTGCCCGGTGTCGTGGCCTGCGCGACGTCGGATGAAGTGCTGCCGCTCGGAGGGCAATATGCGATGGGAGGGCTCGACACACTGGAAGGCTTCGAACTCCGGCCGGGGGAACGTATTTCCTATATAATGAGCGCAGTTGGCCCAGGCTATTTTCGTCTGCTGGGGATTCCGCTGGTGGCCGGTCGGGAGTTCGATCTGCAGGATCTCACGGCCAGCCGTGGACCGGTGGCCGTAGTCAACCAGAGTTTTGTGCGACGCTATTGGCCGAACCAGAACCCTCTCGGCAAGCATATCAACAAGGCGGAGGTGGTCGGGGTCGTTCGTGATATCCGCATGTTGCAACTGGGCAAGGAGCCGGAGCCGCAGGTGTCTTTCGGGCTGTTGTCGGGTAGTGAGCTGTTCCGGTTCTCTTCTGACCGGAGTTTCATCCTGCTGTTGAAATTGGAGCGCCCGCTGGAGTTGCTTGTGACTCAACTGCAGCACGAGCTCAGCGCCATGGATACCACGGTGAAGCTTGTCCGCACGGACAGCCTGGAGCACATCCGTGCAGAGTCGCTCGCCGGCCAGCGAGGGCTGATGCAGGTCCTGACGGTGCTTGGCGGCGGCGCCATCGTGATGGCCATGATCGGACTTTACGGGGTGCTGGCCTATTCGGTCATGCAGCGAACCAAAGAAATCGGGGTGCGGATCGCGATCGGAGCGCGCCCGCAGGACGTTCAATGGCTGACGCTCCGCCAGGGAATGAGTGTGTTCGGCGTCGGCCTCGCGCTCGGTCTGTCGGTCGCGGCACTGGTAACGCGGGGCATGCAGGCCTGGCTCTACGGCACGAGTCCGACCGATGCCGGAACATTCCTCGGCGTTTCCCTCCTTTTCGGCGTTGTGGCCGCGCTCGCCTGCTGGCTGCCCGCCCGGCGGGCGGCGAAGGTTGATCCGGTGATTGCCCTGCGGGCGGAGTGA
- a CDS encoding MMPL family transporter — MIARLEEFVFRHRPVTLTVFVLITAVLGFFAARTRIDASFDKQLPTGHEYIKTFKKYRTQFGGANRVVIALVARQGDIFTPEFFKTLKAVTDETYYLPGVDRAQVTSLYTPNVRYIEVVEDGLAGGNVIPADFSPNAAGLAQVRQNIIKSGHVGMLVANDFTGAAVIVSLLEVDPSTGQKLDYAQVAAALEKNIRDKYQSDRISIHIIGFAKVIGDITEGAEGVLVFFGIALVISAILLFYFSQSLMLTVLPLLTSFCAVVWQFGILNLLGFGIDPLSILVPFLVFAIALSHATQMLRSFRYEINLGKDGLAAARASFSNLFVPGCVAILTGTVGFSTIYLVTVPTIQELAITASLGVFLIIFTDRFLLPVLISYLRVPPEFRKRVNFRRFALQPYWRRLANFTTGPRSSVVIIVVSTILLAYGWVASHEVKIGDLYAGVPELRQDSRYNRDSAVITREFSIGVDVITVLVETVPNAVIDHDIMALVDRFGWHMRNVEGVQSTLSLADLAKTINAGWNEGSLKWRVIARNPAALAQSVSPVETASGLLNNDGSVIPVMIYLQDHKAETIRRVVAAVKEFRAIHDSDRARFKLATGNVGVMAATNEVVAAAQTPMVLWVYAAVIVLCLLSFRSWRGTVCVIAPLIVVSYLGYAMKYHLHIGLKTSTLPVIALGVGIGVDYGIYLFSAIRERLRIGDTFEDALCFAFATMGTSVMFTGSALAVGVGTWAFSALKFQADMGILLSFLFFFNMLGAMLLMPALGRWLFRDKLACRLKPAAPPES; from the coding sequence ATGATCGCGCGCCTTGAGGAATTCGTCTTCCGGCACCGCCCGGTCACCCTCACGGTGTTCGTGCTGATCACCGCCGTGCTCGGCTTCTTCGCGGCGCGCACGCGGATCGACGCCAGCTTCGACAAGCAGCTGCCCACCGGGCACGAATACATCAAGACCTTCAAGAAGTACCGCACCCAGTTCGGCGGCGCGAACCGCGTGGTCATCGCCCTCGTGGCCCGGCAGGGCGACATCTTCACCCCGGAATTCTTCAAAACCCTCAAGGCCGTCACGGACGAAACCTATTACCTGCCGGGCGTCGACCGGGCCCAGGTCACCTCCCTCTACACGCCCAATGTCCGCTACATCGAGGTCGTCGAGGATGGCCTGGCGGGCGGCAATGTCATCCCGGCGGACTTTTCCCCCAATGCCGCCGGCCTGGCGCAGGTCCGGCAGAACATCATCAAGTCCGGCCACGTGGGCATGCTGGTGGCCAACGATTTCACCGGCGCGGCCGTCATTGTATCCCTCCTCGAGGTCGACCCGTCCACCGGGCAGAAGCTCGACTACGCCCAGGTCGCGGCGGCGCTGGAAAAGAACATCCGCGACAAATACCAGAGCGACCGGATCAGCATTCACATCATCGGCTTCGCCAAGGTCATCGGCGACATCACCGAGGGCGCCGAGGGCGTGCTGGTGTTCTTCGGCATCGCGCTCGTGATCTCCGCGATCCTGCTTTTCTACTTCTCGCAGTCGCTGATGCTCACGGTGCTGCCGCTGCTGACCTCGTTTTGCGCCGTCGTCTGGCAATTCGGCATCCTCAACCTGCTCGGGTTTGGCATCGACCCGCTCTCCATCCTCGTGCCGTTCCTGGTGTTCGCCATCGCGCTGAGCCACGCCACGCAGATGCTGCGGTCGTTCCGCTACGAGATCAACCTGGGCAAGGACGGGCTCGCCGCCGCCCGCGCCTCCTTCAGCAATCTCTTTGTCCCCGGCTGCGTGGCCATCCTGACCGGCACCGTCGGCTTCAGCACCATCTACCTGGTGACCGTGCCGACCATCCAGGAGCTGGCCATCACCGCCAGCCTCGGCGTGTTCCTGATCATCTTCACCGACCGCTTCCTGCTCCCGGTGCTCATCTCCTACCTCCGGGTGCCCCCGGAATTCCGGAAGCGCGTCAACTTCCGGCGCTTCGCCCTGCAGCCCTACTGGCGCCGGCTGGCGAATTTCACGACCGGCCCGCGCAGCTCCGTCGTCATCATCGTCGTCTCGACCATCCTGCTCGCCTACGGCTGGGTCGCGTCGCACGAGGTCAAGATCGGCGACCTCTACGCCGGGGTGCCCGAACTGCGGCAGGATTCCCGCTACAACCGCGACAGCGCGGTCATCACGCGCGAGTTCAGCATCGGGGTCGACGTCATCACCGTGCTGGTGGAGACCGTGCCCAACGCGGTGATCGATCACGACATCATGGCGCTGGTGGACCGCTTTGGCTGGCACATGCGCAACGTCGAGGGCGTCCAGTCCACCCTGTCGCTCGCCGACCTCGCGAAAACCATCAACGCCGGCTGGAACGAGGGCAGCCTCAAGTGGCGCGTCATCGCCCGCAACCCGGCCGCGCTCGCCCAGTCCGTCTCGCCGGTGGAGACGGCCAGCGGGCTGCTGAACAACGACGGCAGCGTGATCCCGGTGATGATCTACCTCCAGGACCACAAGGCCGAGACCATCAGGCGCGTGGTCGCCGCCGTGAAGGAGTTTCGCGCCATCCACGACTCCGACCGCGCCCGGTTCAAGCTCGCCACCGGCAACGTCGGCGTGATGGCCGCCACCAACGAGGTCGTGGCGGCCGCGCAGACGCCCATGGTCCTGTGGGTCTACGCCGCCGTGATCGTGCTCTGCCTGCTCTCCTTCCGTTCGTGGCGCGGCACGGTGTGCGTCATTGCGCCACTGATCGTCGTTTCCTACCTCGGCTACGCGATGAAGTATCACCTGCACATCGGCTTGAAGACCTCGACCCTGCCGGTGATCGCCCTCGGTGTCGGCATCGGCGTGGACTACGGCATCTATCTTTTCTCGGCCATCCGCGAACGATTGCGGATCGGGGATACCTTCGAAGACGCGCTCTGCTTCGCCTTCGCCACCATGGGCACCTCGGTCATGTTCACCGGCAGTGCGCTGGCCGTCGGCGTGGGCACCTGGGCGTTCTCCGCGCTGAAGTTCCAGGCCGACATGGGCATCCTGCTCTCCTTCCTCTTTTTCTTCAACATGCTCGGCGCGATGCTGCTCATGCCCGCCCTCGGCCGCTGGCTGTTCCGCGACAAGCTGGCCTGCCGGCTCAAGCCGGCGGCGCCGCCGGAAAGCTGA
- a CDS encoding YCF48-related protein yields MPSQSNPVAAVCDRRFRLSAVIDRRYRAWLFLTLTLTFTLTSGAAETSELAPLASKSLLLAVAYAGDRLVAVGERGHVLLSADQGRSWTQSLAPTRALLTGVSFPDAQHGWAVGHDGVILATGDGGLTWTRQDTGKDLETVYLSVLFRNATHGFAVGAYGKFVATTDGGKTWTTAKPSADEVHYNRITEGLDGYLYLAGEGGLLLVSHDGGKAWIKSEVPYEGSLFGALPLDNGRVIVYGLRGHILRSEDHGARWEPQNSAVQVLIMGGVRLPAGLIVLAGQGGNFFVSRDGGRVFSPWQPADFGTSVADVIDAGDGTLLTVGEAGAIRVTVP; encoded by the coding sequence ATGCCGAGCCAGTCGAATCCTGTAGCGGCGGTCTGTGACCGCCGTTTCCGTTTGTCGGCGGTCATAGACCGCCGCTACAGGGCATGGCTGTTTCTCACCCTTACTCTCACTTTCACTCTCACTTCGGGCGCCGCCGAGACCTCGGAGTTGGCCCCGCTGGCCTCGAAGTCACTCCTGCTCGCGGTCGCCTACGCCGGGGACCGGCTCGTCGCCGTCGGCGAGCGGGGGCACGTGCTGCTCTCGGCCGACCAGGGCCGCAGCTGGACGCAGAGCCTCGCCCCGACCCGCGCCCTGTTGACCGGTGTCTCCTTCCCCGACGCCCAGCACGGTTGGGCCGTCGGCCATGATGGCGTCATCCTCGCGACCGGCGACGGCGGCTTGACCTGGACGCGACAGGACACTGGCAAGGACCTCGAGACCGTCTACCTCTCCGTGCTTTTCCGCAACGCGACCCATGGGTTTGCCGTTGGGGCCTATGGCAAGTTCGTCGCGACGACGGACGGCGGAAAAACCTGGACCACGGCCAAGCCATCCGCAGACGAGGTGCACTACAACCGGATCACGGAGGGCCTTGACGGTTATCTCTACCTCGCGGGTGAGGGCGGCTTGTTGCTGGTGTCCCATGACGGAGGCAAGGCGTGGATCAAATCCGAGGTGCCTTACGAAGGCTCGCTCTTCGGCGCCCTGCCCCTCGATAACGGCCGCGTGATCGTTTACGGCCTGCGCGGTCACATCCTGCGCTCGGAGGACCACGGGGCCAGGTGGGAGCCGCAAAACAGCGCCGTGCAGGTCCTCATCATGGGCGGCGTGCGGCTGCCCGCCGGCCTCATCGTGCTCGCCGGCCAGGGCGGCAACTTCTTCGTGAGCCGCGATGGCGGCCGCGTGTTCAGCCCCTGGCAGCCGGCCGATTTCGGCACCAGCGTGGCCGACGTCATCGATGCCGGCGATGGCACCCTGCTCACCGTCGGCGAGGCTGGCGCGATTCGCGTCACTGTGCCATGA
- a CDS encoding DUF1329 domain-containing protein, whose protein sequence is MKTKNLLSVLCLLRSLAVALLCVGGSVALSLHAGISAADASRLGNDLTPLGGEKAGNADGSIPAWTGGITTPPAGYTPGMHHPDPYKDDAVLFTITGANADKYADKLTAGQLALLKAYADYKMPVYPTHRSASNPQRIYDATKQYATTAALTAGGNGITGAVIGIPFPIPQNGLEVIWNHLTRYRGVAASRHISQAAPQRNGSYNLVNFDDEFLFNYVRDGIHEKDLDNVLIYFKQAVIAPARLAGSILVVHETMDQVKEPRRAWLYNTGQRRVRRAPNVAYDNPGTAADNMRTSDQFDMFNGAPDRYDWKLVGKKEMYVPYNSYKLHSDSLKYSDILKPLHINQDLTRYELHRVWVVDATLKAGTNHVYSRRTFYVDEDSWQILAVDQYDSRGQLWRVSEAHCINYYDALTFWSTLEVHTDLLAGRYLAIGLDNEAKMYDFSLVRTPADYTPATLRQEGVR, encoded by the coding sequence ATGAAAACGAAAAATCTTCTGTCCGTCCTCTGTCTTCTGCGCAGCCTCGCCGTAGCACTCCTGTGCGTAGGCGGGTCCGTCGCTCTCAGTTTGCACGCCGGCATCTCCGCCGCCGACGCCAGCCGCCTCGGCAACGACCTTACGCCCCTCGGCGGCGAGAAGGCCGGCAACGCCGATGGCTCCATCCCTGCCTGGACCGGCGGCATCACCACCCCGCCCGCCGGCTACACCCCGGGCATGCACCACCCCGATCCCTACAAGGACGACGCGGTGCTCTTCACCATCACGGGGGCCAACGCGGACAAATATGCCGACAAGCTCACCGCCGGCCAACTCGCCCTGCTGAAGGCATATGCGGACTACAAGATGCCGGTCTACCCGACGCACCGCAGCGCCTCGAACCCACAGCGCATCTACGACGCCACGAAGCAATACGCCACCACCGCCGCGCTCACCGCGGGCGGCAACGGCATCACCGGCGCCGTCATCGGCATCCCGTTCCCGATCCCGCAGAACGGCCTCGAGGTGATCTGGAACCACCTCACCCGCTACCGCGGCGTCGCGGCCAGCCGCCACATCAGCCAGGCGGCCCCGCAGCGCAACGGCAGCTACAACCTCGTGAATTTCGATGACGAGTTCCTTTTCAACTACGTTCGCGATGGCATCCACGAGAAGGACCTCGACAACGTCCTCATCTACTTCAAGCAGGCCGTCATCGCGCCCGCCCGCCTCGCCGGCTCCATCCTCGTCGTGCACGAGACGATGGACCAGGTGAAGGAGCCGCGCCGCGCCTGGCTCTACAACACCGGCCAGCGCCGCGTCCGCCGCGCGCCCAATGTCGCCTACGACAATCCCGGCACCGCCGCCGACAACATGCGCACGTCCGACCAGTTCGACATGTTCAACGGCGCGCCCGACCGCTACGACTGGAAGCTCGTCGGCAAAAAGGAAATGTATGTGCCCTACAATTCCTACAAGCTGCACAGCGATTCGCTCAAATACAGCGACATCTTGAAGCCCCTCCACATCAACCAGGACCTCACCCGCTATGAGCTCCACCGCGTGTGGGTCGTGGACGCCACCCTGAAGGCCGGCACCAACCACGTTTACAGCCGGCGCACCTTCTATGTCGACGAGGACAGCTGGCAGATCCTCGCGGTCGACCAATACGACAGTCGCGGCCAGCTGTGGCGCGTCTCCGAGGCCCACTGCATCAACTACTATGATGCCCTGACCTTCTGGAGCACGCTGGAGGTCCACACCGACCTGCTCGCCGGCCGCTATCTCGCCATCGGTCTCGACAACGAGGCCAAGATGTATGACTTCAGCCTGGTCCGCACCCCGGCGGATTACACCCCGGCCACCCTGCGCCAGGAAGGTGTGCGCTGA